Proteins from one Desulfobacterales bacterium genomic window:
- a CDS encoding heterodisulfide reductase subunit F, with product SVAVTCGPPIMIKFVLQGLKEMGFADNQILTTLEKRMKCGIGICGRCNIGNKYVCVDGPAFTYDQLKDMLPEL from the coding sequence ACAGCGTTGCCGTCACCTGCGGCCCCCCGATCATGATCAAATTCGTACTCCAGGGTCTGAAGGAAATGGGTTTTGCCGACAACCAGATTCTGACCACCCTTGAAAAACGGATGAAATGCGGCATCGGCATCTGCGGCCGCTGCAATATCGGCAATAAATACGTCTGCGTTGACGGCCCGGCCTTTACCTATGATCAGTTGAAGGACATGCTCCCGGAACTTTAG
- a CDS encoding DMT family transporter: protein MKPKTGNFIQLNVAVLIWGGTSMFAKGIPLPVGHITCIRSIVAAVMLLLFLIAGRTPIKLKCAGHYGIMAVLGILLGLHWLTFFKALKISTAAVAILSLHTYPVFTALVEPFVFGEKLKKIDVVTALVMFAGVLSMTPEISLSNRTTQAILLGVVSGLFFMVRNLITRKYVQAYSSCQIMFWEILVTGAMLVPLLFLSGKVVYSSRTVGLLVLLGTIFTAFSQTLFSASLRNLSAKTVSICATVLPFYGAFFGYLIYGETVTPRTVTGGIVILTCIVFEIIKSVREKEHRTK, encoded by the coding sequence ATGAAGCCAAAAACGGGTAATTTTATTCAACTTAACGTTGCGGTCCTCATTTGGGGTGGGACTTCGATGTTTGCCAAAGGCATCCCGCTTCCTGTCGGGCATATCACATGCATCCGATCCATAGTCGCTGCTGTGATGTTGTTGTTGTTCCTGATAGCAGGCAGGACGCCAATAAAGCTCAAGTGCGCCGGACATTACGGAATTATGGCGGTACTGGGAATCCTTCTGGGGCTTCACTGGCTCACATTTTTCAAAGCACTGAAGATATCAACCGCGGCGGTGGCAATACTTTCCCTTCATACATATCCGGTTTTCACAGCACTCGTGGAGCCGTTTGTGTTTGGCGAAAAGCTTAAGAAAATTGACGTTGTTACCGCTCTGGTTATGTTTGCCGGTGTTCTGAGTATGACTCCGGAGATCAGTTTGTCCAACAGGACTACCCAGGCGATTTTGTTGGGTGTTGTCTCGGGCCTTTTTTTCATGGTACGTAATCTCATAACCCGCAAATATGTTCAGGCGTATTCGAGTTGCCAAATCATGTTCTGGGAAATACTGGTGACAGGAGCAATGCTTGTGCCGCTGCTTTTCCTGTCTGGAAAGGTAGTGTATTCATCACGAACAGTGGGCCTGCTGGTGTTACTCGGGACTATTTTCACCGCCTTTTCTCAAACACTGTTTTCCGCGAGTCTCAGAAATCTCAGCGCGAAGACCGTGAGCATATGTGCGACAGTCCTGCCTTTCTACGGGGCCTTTTTCGGTTACCTCATCTATGGAGAAACCGTGACGCCACGTACTGTAACCGGTGGCATAGTGATACTCACTTGCATTGTTTTTGAAATAATAAAGAGCGTGAGAGAGAAGGAGCATCGAACAAAATAA